From a region of the Kwoniella mangroviensis CBS 8507 chromosome 1 map unlocalized Ctg01, whole genome shotgun sequence genome:
- a CDS encoding leukotriene A-4 hydrolase/aminopeptidase, with amino-acid sequence MSFSSHFSSGSSPFDEDLATLSNYLEVVTRHIKIDWEINWDTKTFGGYAELTLESRVEGLQEVKLDSSFLDVKGVEVNGKSVEYSLDSRIEVMGEALRIKLPKSLNKGESITIKITYSTTPQCTAVGWLEPAQTKSGKHPYLYSQAQAIHARSMLPCQDTPAVKASYEAKVRSGRGSEVLLSGQRKGVKELAERGEGWREFTYEQPVGIPSYLIAIAAGELTHKPFEDLQGRNWSTGCWTEPLNMEKAFWEFHKDTANFVKTAEDLTSSYKFGVYDILFLPESFPYGGMENSCLTFATPTIIAGDRSQVDVVAHEISHSWFGNGIGCASWSHFWLNEGWTTYLERLIMRETHGELERQLSVITSIGRRGLVGYLERLNPRFQKLVIEYKEHEDPDEGYSQVPYEKGANFLLYLERTLGGLENFIPYMKDYVRTFEGTSITTDQWREHLFHYFKQHQDAEELTRRLGKVDWDEWLHGSGPDLCVDIQYDDTLSKACYDLAAKWDKARDGDVSSFTKDDIKDFSSTQTVVFLDKLETYDTLPPKVVAALDKLYGLGSTGNAEIGLRFFEVALKSGPEYAESAAAWVINKGRMKFCRPVFRLLNEQKPELAKKTFLKHANFYHPIARKMIAKDLGVKVE; translated from the exons ATGTCgttctcatcccatttctcttcaggttcttcacctttcgaCGAAGACCTAGCGACACTCTCGAACTATCTCGAAGTGGTCACCCGACATATCAAGATCGACTGGGAGATCAATTGGGACACCAAGACATTTGGTGGTTATGCCGAACTCACTCTGGAAAGTAGGGTTGAAGGTTTACAGGAAGTTAAGTTGGATAGTAGTTTTTTGGATGTGAAGGGTGTTGAAGTGAATGGTAAATCTGTG GAATACTCTCTAGATTCGAGAATCGAAGTGATGGGAGAAGCGTTGCGAATCAAATTGCCCAAATCATTAAACAAGGGAGAA tccatcaccatcaagataACCTACTCTACCACCCCGCAATGTACAGCCGTAGGATGGCTCGAACCTGCCCAAACCAAATCTGGCAAACATCCTTATCTGTACTCTCAAGCTCAGGCGATTCACGCCAGATCGATGTTACCGTGTCAAGATACGCCGGCTGTCAAGGCTAGCTACGAGGCGAAAGTGCGATCTGGTAGAGGGTCGGAAGTGCTTTTGAGTGGACAGAGGAAAGGCGTCAAAGAGCTCGCAGAGAGGGGTGAGGGATGGAGGGAATTCACTTATGAGCAG CCCGTCGGCATCCCCTCTTATCTCATTGCCATCGCTGCTGGTGAACTCACGCACAAACCTTTCGAGGATCTGCAAGGCAGGAATTGGTCAACTGGATGTTGGActgag CCTTTGAACATGGAAAAGGCATTCTGGGAGTTCCACAAAGACACTGCGAA CTTCGTCAAGACCGCCGAAGATCTCACTTCGTCGTACAAGTTCGGCGTATATGATATTTTGTTCTTACCTGAATCATTCCCTTACggag GTATGGAAAATTCATGTTTGACCTTCGCTACTCCCACCATCATTGCTGGTGATCGAAGTCAAGTTGATGTGGTGGCTCATGAGATCAgtcat TCCTGGTTCGGGAATGGTATTGGATGTGCTTCTTGGTCGCATTTCTGGCTCAATGAG GGTTGGACCACATACCTTGAGCGATTG ATCATGAGAGAGACTCATGGCGAATTGGAAAGACAATTGTCAGTAATCACATCTATAG GTCGACGAGGTCTTGTTGGTTATCTTGAGAGACTCAACCCGAGATTCCAGAAATTGGTAATCGAGTATAAGGAACACGAGGACC CCGATGAGGGATACAGTCAGGTACCATacgagaag GGAGCAAACTTCCTTCTTTATCTCGAAAGAACCCTAGGTGGGCTTGAGAACTTTATCCCGTATATGAAGGATTACGTGAGAACGTTCGAGGGAACGTCGATCACCACTGATCAATGGCGAGAACACCTGTTCCACTACTTCAAACAACATCAAGATGCTGAGGAATTGACTAGGAGATTAGGGAAAGTTGActgggatgag TGGCTCCATGGTTCTGGTCCTGATCTCTGCGTTGATATCCAATACGACGACACACTTTCCAAAGCT TGCTACGACCTTGCTGCTAAATGGGACAAAGCTCGTGATGGAGATGTGTCAAGCTTTACTAAAGACGATATCAAGGATTTCTCGTCTACTCAGACTG TCGTCTTCCTCGATAAATTGGAAACATATGATACTCTCCCACCGAAAGTCGTAGCAGCCCTCGACAAGTTATACGGATTAGGCTCAACAGGAAATGCCGAAATTGGATTGAGGTTCTTTGAAGTTGCTCTGAAGAGTGGTCCAGAATATGCTGAATCTGCTGCAG CATGGGTAATCAAtaaaggaaggatgaagttCTGTAGACCGGTATTCAGACTGTTGAACGAACAGAAACCTGAACTGGCAAAGAAAACTTTCTTGAAACATGCTAATTTCTAT CACCCCATCGCTAGAAAGATGATTGCGAAGGATCTAGGAGTTAAAGTAGAATAA